The genomic window GGTGTGTCACGTCTTGATGGTGACAATACGTATGCACCACGTGCCACGCCTTCATAGGCTTTTTCTTTTGTTCCTTCAAGAACTGGTAAGTTTTGTCTTGATAAAGCTAAAACAGTTGGTGTTTCTGTTGAAGTTGCAGCCAATTTCCATGCTGCTGATACTTCATTCCCATCAGCTGGACGAATTAAGTTTACATTTGGCATACCACGTAAACTTGATAATTGTTCGATTGGCTCATGCGTTGGTCCATCTTCACCAACTGCAATTGAATCATGTGTTAACACAAATGTTACTGGTGCTTTTTGAATCGAAGATAAACGTAACGCTGGACGTAAGTAATCAACGAATACAAAGAATGTTCCACCATACACACGTGTTCCACCATGTAATGAAATACCATTCATCGCTGCTGCCATACCAAATTCACGAACACCAAACCAAATATTACGGCCTTCATATTGTCCTGGTTCAAAATCTTTTTCAGCTGCTACCATGGTATTATTTGATGATGATAAATCTGCAGATCCTCCCCAGAATGATGGAATTTCTTTAGATAATACTTGAATGGCTTCTTTGCTTGTCACACGACTTGCAGCACTTTCACCAAGTTCGTATGTTGGTAAAACAGATTCCAAATCAACTGTCACGTCACCTTTGAAGGCTTCTTCAAATTGTTTCGCTAGTTCTGGATAAGCTGCTTTGTAATCAGCAAATAGTTTTTGCCACTCTGCTTCTGCTTTTTCACCTTTTTCTACCATATCAGCGTGGAAACGTGTTGCCACTTCTTCTGGTACAGTAAATGCTGGGTAATCCCAACCGTAAGATTTTTTAGCAAATGCCACTCCTTCAGCTCCAAGTGGTGCACCATGTACTTTATTTGTTCCTTCATTTTCAGCACCAAAACCAATCACAGTTTTGACTTCAATCATGGTTGGTTTCGCTGTTTCTTTTTGTGCGGCTTCAATAGCATTTGCGATTTCTTCTAAATCATTGCCATCTTTTACTAAAATATGTTGCCATCCTGATGATTCAACACGGCCCTTTACATCTTCAGTAAATGATTTATCTAATGGTCCATCTAAAGAAATATCATTTGAATCATATAAAACGATTAATTTACCAAGTTTCAAATGACCAGCTAAACTGATTGCTTCTTGAGAAATACCTTCCATTAAATCACCATCACCACATAAAGCATACGTGTAATGGTCAACAATGTTAAATTTATCTTTGTTATATGTTGCAGCGAGGTGCGCTTCTGCCATCGCAAACCCAACACTCATTGCAATCCCTTGACCTAATGGACCAGTTGTTGCTTCAACGCCATCTGTATGATGTACCTCTGGATGTCCTGGTGTTAAACTATCCCATTGACGGAATTTTTTTAATTCCTCCATTGGTAAGTTATAACCTGACAAATGAAGTAAACTATAAAGCATTGCTGAACCATGTCCTGCAGATAATACAAAGCGGTCGCGGTCTGCCCATTGTCTTGATGTTTTAGGATTTACCTTTAAGAATTTTGTCCAAAGAGTGTAAGCCATTGGTGCAGCTCCCATTGGTAATCCTGGATGTCCTGAATTTGCTTGTTGAATCATGTCTAAACTAAGTGTACGAATCGTATTCACGCCTAGTTGATCAGTTTGATCAAATAACATATAACGCCCTCCTATTTAGGTTTTATTTACCTTTATTACATTCTACATCGAATATTTTATTTTTACAAGCGTTTTTATAGAAATAAAAACATAAGGTTATCTATCATGTAAACCTTTTTCTTTTTGAATTTGTTTTAATTTTTCAGGCGTAACATCTGTTCCTTCTTCATCAACAACTTTCATTCCTTCAATATGATTTCTCATACCTTTTCTAAAACTATCTAAATATTCTTCTCGCAATAATTGTTGCTCTTTTTTTTCAACGTCTGTTAATCCTTCTGTTGTTTTTGATTTGTTTGCTAATTCGTTTATTCTTGCTAATTTTTTTTCACTTAACATGAGTGTAAACCTCCTTAAAGTTCTAATTAAATAGTATCTTAAAAGGAATAAAAAAACAATTAATTGTAACAAAAAAGTGCGAACATGCGTTTGATTTTAATAAAAATTTATGTTACACTCGAAAAAAAGGAAATGAGGTATCATTATGTCAACTAAACGTTCTTCTAGACAATTAGACGTTTTAAAATACATACACGAACAAGTTGAAGAAAAAGGGTATCCTCCAACTGTTAGAGAAATCGGAACAGCTGTCAACCTTTCATCAACGTCAACCGTTCATGGGCATCTTTCTCGTTTAGAAAAAAAAGGCTTGATTAGTCGTGACCCTACTAAACCAAGAGCTATTGAATTAACAAGCGAAGGATTAAAAATGATTGGTATCAACTCACCTTTCATTCCAATGTTAGGTGTAGTAACTGCCGGCGAACCAATTTTAGCTGTTGAAGAAGCATCAGACTTTTTCCCACTACCACCTGACTTAAAATATGAAGAAAACAGTTTATTCATGCTTACGATTCGTGGTGATAGTATGATAAACGCTGGCATATTCGATGGTGATCATGTTATTGTCAGAAAACAATCGTCAGCTGTTAATGGTGACATCGTCATTGCCATGACAGATGAAAACGAAGCAACATGTAAGAGGTTTTTTAAAGAAAAAAATCATATTCGTTTGCAACCAGAAAATGACACAATGGAACCTATCATATTAAGCAATGTCTCAATTTTAGGCAAAGTTGTCGGCCTTTATAGAAATCATATTTAATAAAGCATGATGTTATGCTTTATTTTTTTCTTTACAAAGAGAACGGATGTTTGTATAATAATTTTATGAATAAGAACGCACGTTCGTAAAAATTAAAGGAGTGTTTGTATGTTTGCTATTAGACGATATGCTTTAATCTTAATTGTTTTAATTATTGGAATTATTTTAGGTACTTTAGGACTAGATGTGGCACTGATTATTTTGACTCCTCTTGTGTTACTTTGGTTAATGCTTTGGGATGAGAAAAGTTATAAACGTTCGCAACAAAAAAATCACCATCTGTCTTATAAAAAATAGTCATTGCTTTTTATAGATGATTCATCTAACCTTAACTTAAAAGAAAGGATGATACGTTTGTCAAAAGAAACAATTGAACTAACTCGTGAATTAACCAATATACCTTCTCCAACTGGAGATACATCAACCATTATTGATTTTATTTATCATGAAATGACTTCTTATGGTTATGAACCAACTATTAATAATAAAGGCAGCCTAATTATCACTGTTCCAGGTAAAACTTTAGATAAAGAGAGATTTATTACGGCTCACATTGATACATTAGGTGCAATGGTTCGTGCGATAAAACCAGATGGACGATTGAAACTTGATTTAATTGGCGGATTTAACTTTAATGCCATTGAGGGTGAATATTGTACGATTCACACGCAAGAAAATAAAACTTACACGGGAACCATCTTAATGCATCAAACGAGTGTCCACGTTTATAAAGATTCAGGAACAGCAAAACGCGACCAACAAAACATGGAAGTAAGAATTGATGAAAAAGTTTCTTCTAAAGAAGATACAGAAAATTTAGGTATTCAAGTAGGTGACTTTATTAGTTTCGATCCACGAACAGTGATTACACCTTCTGGATACATAAAATCTAGACATTTGGACGATAAAGTTAGTGCTGCTATTCTAATGAATTTTTTAATTAATCTAAAAGAAACTAATCAAACGCTACCATACACAACTCACTTTTTCTTCTCAAACAATGAAGAAATTGGTTATGGTGGTAACTCTAATATTTCTCCAAATGTT from Vagococcus martis includes these protein-coding regions:
- the tkt gene encoding transketolase — its product is MLFDQTDQLGVNTIRTLSLDMIQQANSGHPGLPMGAAPMAYTLWTKFLKVNPKTSRQWADRDRFVLSAGHGSAMLYSLLHLSGYNLPMEELKKFRQWDSLTPGHPEVHHTDGVEATTGPLGQGIAMSVGFAMAEAHLAATYNKDKFNIVDHYTYALCGDGDLMEGISQEAISLAGHLKLGKLIVLYDSNDISLDGPLDKSFTEDVKGRVESSGWQHILVKDGNDLEEIANAIEAAQKETAKPTMIEVKTVIGFGAENEGTNKVHGAPLGAEGVAFAKKSYGWDYPAFTVPEEVATRFHADMVEKGEKAEAEWQKLFADYKAAYPELAKQFEEAFKGDVTVDLESVLPTYELGESAASRVTSKEAIQVLSKEIPSFWGGSADLSSSNNTMVAAEKDFEPGQYEGRNIWFGVREFGMAAAMNGISLHGGTRVYGGTFFVFVDYLRPALRLSSIQKAPVTFVLTHDSIAVGEDGPTHEPIEQLSSLRGMPNVNLIRPADGNEVSAAWKLAATSTETPTVLALSRQNLPVLEGTKEKAYEGVARGAYVLSPSRRDTPDGILIATGSEVKLAMDAQAALYEKEGVDVSVVSMPSTTLFDAQDVAYKESVLPSSVSKRVSIEMGTTFGWGRYVGLSGKSIGIDKFGASAPGDKVIEEYGFTVENVVKTFNSL
- a CDS encoding DUF896 family protein; amino-acid sequence: MLSEKKLARINELANKSKTTEGLTDVEKKEQQLLREEYLDSFRKGMRNHIEGMKVVDEEGTDVTPEKLKQIQKEKGLHDR
- the lexA gene encoding transcriptional repressor LexA, translated to MSTKRSSRQLDVLKYIHEQVEEKGYPPTVREIGTAVNLSSTSTVHGHLSRLEKKGLISRDPTKPRAIELTSEGLKMIGINSPFIPMLGVVTAGEPILAVEEASDFFPLPPDLKYEENSLFMLTIRGDSMINAGIFDGDHVIVRKQSSAVNGDIVIAMTDENEATCKRFFKEKNHIRLQPENDTMEPIILSNVSILGKVVGLYRNHI
- a CDS encoding M42 family metallopeptidase; amino-acid sequence: MSKETIELTRELTNIPSPTGDTSTIIDFIYHEMTSYGYEPTINNKGSLIITVPGKTLDKERFITAHIDTLGAMVRAIKPDGRLKLDLIGGFNFNAIEGEYCTIHTQENKTYTGTILMHQTSVHVYKDSGTAKRDQQNMEVRIDEKVSSKEDTENLGIQVGDFISFDPRTVITPSGYIKSRHLDDKVSAAILMNFLINLKETNQTLPYTTHFFFSNNEEIGYGGNSNISPNVVEYVAVDMGAMGDDQQTDEYTVSICVKDASGPYHLGLRNHFVSICKEKNIPYQLDIYPYYGSDASAAMRAGADVKHGLIGAGIESSHAYERTHKESIQSTEHLVSEYLFSSLS